attgtttctttatttgtttattattttgaagatttgtttgttgtttttttaccttattaattcatttattttgaaatgtGATTTAATTGATAGTGTGtcggatttttgtttgttgtcttgACAGCATTATTTTAAGAACAGATATAATAACAATGGTTAAAATTGAACGTATTTTCttcatattaatttttttctttgtaattcttttttctgttgacagtttaatttttatcgtATTTATTTCTCATTCTTTTCATACtttgatgtttttatttaatatcttTAGAGGTTTCTGTTATTTTACACATAAAATGCTTATTTTGTAGTGCATTGCTTTGTTCCATATTccgttttgctttgtgtctAAACAGTTTACTTTCCATATTGTCATAATTtttagttaattttttttattgtagtaTATTTTCTGATTATAAATCtaacatttaaaacattttaatcattttcatttccatttcttcttTTACTTAATTAGTTCACCGACTTTTACATTTACACAGTGCGGTAAGTTTAAGAATAACTTAAATTATGTTTGTTAATAGAATAATGTGATGGTTTAAACTGCAACCTCCCTTAAGCGCTAACGAGGTCACTGGAACATTGGCGCTAATTACGCTTACAATTTGCCTAACGAACTTTTATGACAacgttgaaacattttttccgACGCTCAACCACCACGCTCGTGATACCATCATGCTGGTTCGCTACAATCAGCGACCGGAAATCGGAAACGAACAACAACGTTTCACCGCACGGCACGGTGATTCGTTATTAGACTTCGTTTCCTGTTGAATGCATTTCGTGTCCTATGCACACGTAGTACGGAATCCTCCGTGCATGCCAGGGTCGAATATgggactctctctctctctctgtcccaCACTTAACCCACACGTGACAGCCAAAGGAATAGTGCACCATGATCCCAAGTCCGGATATTAGAGTGCTAAATTAGGATGTGACCGTTTTATGTGTGAACGGTGTGTGTGAACTTACACCATCGCGCATTCGAATGTCCTTGGGGAATCGTAAATTGTGACCGGTTGCTTGTTTGGAAGTGTTGCTGCAGTTTGATCGTTGTGTGCCTGCTTcgaagaaaatgcatcctcaCTGCATCGGAGAGTGCAAACAcagaaataaagaaacaaacatcatGACCCTTCGGGGGGCCCAAAACAATGTGCTTCACTCCTTCGCGTGTGGAAATTTGAATCCACCAAGGCAGAGAGCGTTACGTCACAGTCAAATGCAATCGGAGACGGATGTTGGTACGCCGGACACAGCTGCCTGTTCAGCGCCGTACACTCTACAACGGAATCATTGTGTATCGCCTAGCGCCTTCTGGAGATGAATGCCTTCCGAAAACTCCAGACGTGTCGATCTCccggagttgttttttttgcttgctgcttGTTTCCAAATCGAACAGCCCAAAGAATGTCTGTCACTCGAGCCAACCGCTTCGTTGAATGCTAACGCTCGGGAGACACGTGTTGAAAATAGCGTCTACAAATTTAGCCCTAccgcttttcttttccccgACGTACGGAATGGGGCAGATGAAGTTGAAACAAACGCGCGGTAAGGGACGGAAAAGGGACGCAAGCGGCTAAATGCTTACGCTCGCTGATGTGatgtttattttcgtttcggtAATCGACCATCCAGACGGCGCAAACAACAGAACCCTTTCGCCCTCCGATGAAGCTTCACGTTTCGGCACgtcatttttattaattagcTGCCGAGTGAAAAATCGACCTGCGCGGATTGTAATACCGACCGGTGCAAAGGCCACCGGGTAATTCGATTCCACCGATGGATGAGCAAACGCACTCGATGGATTGATGGTTTTGACGGTTCGTAAAAACGCATCCGTGAATGGTACGCTTCCGCTCGTTTGTAAAAACCAATATGTTCTATTGGCCAACGTTTTGACGGCGAAAACAGGGAGAACTGCGGCACATGAAACGCGCTGCTACCCTGTTCCCAAGGGGGCCAAAGGAGTTAAGTGGATAATGTGCTACAAGATTATGACAATGATATGCAGCCGTTAGAAGACGCGCATGGGGCAGTCGGTTGGTTTCGTATTTCGTAGATGCTTCATTTCGTTTTCCGTTTCAAAATAGTACCGCTCGCAGACAGATGCAACGGAATGCGGTTTAGACGAGACGAGACTCCCAAGGATCGCTGCTAGTGGCAAAACGCATTAAAGGATGGGTTTATTTCGATGGATTGTTATCACGGTgtgaaaaaaatcgaaaggaaTTGCTGAGTGAGTTATTACGTTTTATGTGTTCTAGGTACGGGAATGCATTAATAGAGCAAACTGGTAGAGCATCTGCTGTTGAAGGAACATCAGCGGGTAAAGGAACCCCTATTTGTCATGTCGTATGCCGGGAAGATGGCAACTAATTTAACATTCGAAAAAAATAGTTGATTAATTATTGAGAAATGTCAACAAACAATATGTAGATTGAGGTTAAAGTAGGAAAATTTACTTCTTTATATTTGATCGTGGTAATAGTTTTCAGTCAATTTCAGCAAGATTCTATAATTGCTTATAAGAAAGCCTACCTGCTAAAGATAATAGGTAGTTCACGCTGTAACTCGGTAACGAGTAAGGTTAAGTCTATTCTAAAACAGCTTTGCCAGTTGGAAGAACAACAGCCAAGCAGTCCACTACTTAACGCAAGGAGCTTAATCATGGTGTTCCTTCTTGACGTTCACCCACACCTTGACCGGGACGTGCTTGTGCACCACGTATGGCTTTTCCACCTTGTACGGCACgggtttttcaattttcaccgGCACCGGTTTCTCCACCTTCACGATCTCCTTCTTATGCACCTCGACCTTGTGCGGTACCTTCACCTCGTACGGCTTGTCCACGTGGATGATTTCGTGCTTCTCAACGACCACCGGGAACTTCTTCTCCACCACGATCGGTACCACCTTCTCCGAGTGTACGGTAAACGGGACCTTGATCGGCACGAGCACCTTCTTCTCGACGGTCACCTTGTACGGCACCGGCACACGCTCCGTCACCGTAATGTACTTGATTTTCGGCTCCTTGTGTTCCTTGTGCTCCTTGTGATCATCGCCGTGTTCGTACTCCGCATCCAGGTGTAGCTCCTTGATGGGATGTTCCTTCTCCCCTCCGTGATGTCCATGATGGCCGTGCGAATGATCATCATGTCCACCGAAACCGTGATGATGGCCACCGAACGAGTACCCTTCATGTCCTCCAAATCCATGATGGCCGCCGTGGGTGAAGGCCTGATGTGTGCCCGCATCTCCATGACCTCCGAAGCTCTCGTGACCACCGAAAGATTCATGATCACCAAATGATTCGTGACCTCCCAGAGCAGCGTGTCCTCCGAGATCGCCGTGTCCTCCGAGATCACCGTGTCCTCCGAGATCACCGTGTCCTCCGAAGCTGCCGTGTCCTCCAAGATCGCCGTGTCCTCCGAAACTGCCGTGTCCTCCGAGATCACCGTGGCTTCCGTGTCCTCCAAGATCACCGTGTCCTCCGAAGCTACCATGTCCTCCTAGGCCACCTTGTCCTCCCAGACCACCGTGACTTCCGTGACCTCCAAAACCGCCATGTCCTCCATGACCTCCCAGATCACCGTGACCTTCGTGATCGCCATGTCCTCCTAGATCACCGTGACCCCCGAATCCTTCATGTCCTGCTAGTTCTAGATGTCCTCCAAAACtgtgatgtccatcaaatCCATGGCCTCCTTCAAACCCGTGATGCCCTCCTTCGCCACCACTCTGATGCACGCCCAAGTCATGCTTGCCTTCCAACTGCACATTGTGATGATCTCCTCCATGGTGGAACTGTTCGTCTCCCAGCTGACCATAATGTCCCATTCCTTCCAACGGCTTCCAACTATGGTAATCCTCGTGATTCGACTCGTAATGACCCAGTCCTTGGGTCGTGGCGTGACCATGCTCGTTCTTGCCGCCCTCCTGATAACTACCCTGAGCGCCGAACCCATCATGCCCGTCCGCTCGAGCGGTAAGCCGAGGATGCATCGGGAAGACATGGATTCCATGTCCCCAAATGCTGCGCTTATCCAGCACCTTACTGGCATCGGAGTCAGTAGCTGCGGTCGCACAGGTCAACGCCACCGCGAAGGGAACAATGTAGAACAACTGCAAAGGACAAGACACTGTAAACGACCTGTTCTTAACCTGCTTCTTCCGGCAATATTCTTCAGCCACCTGGCTTAATTTACCTTCATCTTTCCAAGTCTGTATTCCTGTTCACTGGAAAGCACAAACTAAACTGATGCCTTTGATGCCGCCGGAGGTGCGTTTTATAATACAACCTCCGCGACGTTTAACTACTGGCGACGTATCGCACTTCCCACTCTCGACGTAGCTTACCCGCGATGGCTCATTTGTCATCGAACGGGTGTACCGGGAAGTGAGGTTAATTTGAATCGCCTCCATTCGCTAGCCCCAAATCCGTCCCGGCTGCATTAGTTTCGGGTGCacggtttttttgggggggtttttCCAACCGGCAGCATTTCACTCCCGTTCCATCAGCTCCCaacgggttttgtttgtgcatttGTCTTCATAAGCCAGTGGTGCAGCTGGATCGCAAAATAGAAATTGGCCAAATCTCGTGTGCTGCCACCGGTGAaatccaaatgaaatttagCCAATTTCGTACGTAAATGTAACGGAGCTCTGGGGAGGGAGGGTTGAACGGGAACAAAAGTCTATTAAGGAAAATAAACCAGGGTGAAAGGGAAATCCCGTCGCGCATTAGGTGAAATGCGCGTTCTTCTATCGGATCGGTTTCGGGCGTTTGTTTGAACAGATCTTGCAGAGCTGTCTTGTTAGCACACATTGCATAAGCTATTGTTGGctggatggtgatgatgatgatgatgatgatcatgatgcGGTTCATGTCAACGTTTCCTATGGCGGTTTTGCGTAACGCCAAACAAGAGTATGT
The Anopheles moucheti chromosome 2, idAnoMoucSN_F20_07, whole genome shotgun sequence genome window above contains:
- the LOC128299995 gene encoding uncharacterized protein LOC128299995, whose translation is MKLFYIVPFAVALTCATAATDSDASKVLDKRSIWGHGIHVFPMHPRLTARADGHDGFGAQGSYQEGGKNEHGHATTQGLGHYESNHEDYHSWKPLEGMGHYGQLGDEQFHHGGDHHNVQLEGKHDLGVHQSGGEGGHHGFEGGHGFDGHHSFGGHLELAGHEGFGGHGDLGGHGDHEGHGDLGGHGGHGGFGGHGSHGGLGGQGGLGGHGSFGGHGDLGGHGSHGDLGGHGSFGGHGDLGGHGSFGGHGDLGGHGDLGGHGDLGGHAALGGHESFGDHESFGGHESFGGHGDAGTHQAFTHGGHHGFGGHEGYSFGGHHHGFGGHDDHSHGHHGHHGGEKEHPIKELHLDAEYEHGDDHKEHKEHKEPKIKYITVTERVPVPYKVTVEKKVLVPIKVPFTVHSEKVVPIVVEKKFPVVVEKHEIIHVDKPYEVKVPHKVEVHKKEIVKVEKPVPVKIEKPVPYKVEKPYVVHKHVPVKVWVNVKKEHHD